A window from Gossypium raimondii isolate GPD5lz chromosome 7, ASM2569854v1, whole genome shotgun sequence encodes these proteins:
- the LOC105804498 gene encoding uncharacterized protein LOC105804498, whose amino-acid sequence MGGLRESWCFCKGVSKTERMKGTIFSSKAPAMARITGAAADGISVTGFLIHRNLLLTTHVNLPSVAAAESSEIRLQNGVAATLVPQRFFITSSVLDLTIVGLDAVDGESNTQGHQPHYLKTCSKPNLYLGSAVYLLGYTEKQEVTVGEGKVVIATDNLIKLSTDGITWNPGSAGFDSHGNLAFMICDPMKLATSPNTKSSGTSSSSSSSWKKDTPMQFGIPIPVICDWLNQHWEGSLDEVTKPKLPIIRLMSSGQKSEHSSASFTMRQVFKSTGDDNDITPSSSNVITKTRDQPGPSSSAAVNTIEEETPCSDPHAAHVQGIPTPEIYESPKLTSVPLRKKETTPVQLLNINFPPRVVKTAIVLEPAKQQLLNSDENALKELPPESPLIEEDQIKNRVQISPSEDADVASMASVNGAQSEVQSSSSPVEQRLEMYHGYSSEGETMYSAETAESRNYTSPREGKLQQVGRSQSCVGYTRWGAVQRNPVARRALLEKQRSFIHGKKTYSQGATSQRSNDYFSPTVSSIMKKRNNPEQPPSKPRQSIVHSSPRWH is encoded by the exons atgggtGGTTTGAGGGAGTCATGGTGTTTTTGCAAAGGAGTAAGCAAGACGGAAAGAATGAAGGGCACCATTTTCTCAAGTAAAGCTCCGGCAATGGCCAGAATCACTGGCGCCGCCGCTGATGGAATCTCTGTTACCGGATTCCTCATCCACCGGAATCTTCTCTTAACTACTCACGTTAACCTCCCTTCCGTAGCTGCTGCTGAGAGCTCCGAGATCCGGCTCCAAAACGGCGTTGCTGCCACTCTCGTACCTCAAAG GTTTTTCATTACCAGTTCTGTTTTAGATCTAACAATAGTGGGCTTAGATGCCGTGGATGGAGAATCAAATACCCAGGGGCACCAACCTCATTACTTGAAGACGTGTTCTAAACCGAATTTATATCTAGGAAGTGCCGTTTACCTTCTAGGTTACACCGAGAAACAAGAAGTGACAGTAGGTGAAGGAAAGGTGGTGATTGCCACGGACAATCTCATAAAACTGTCAACCGACGGAATAACATGGAACCCTGGCTCAGCCGGATTTGATTCACATGGGAACCTTGCATTCATGATCTGTGATCCTATGAAGCTAGCTACCTCTCCTAATACCAAGTCATCTGGGACTTCTTCTTCATCCTCATCGTCATGGAAGAAAGATACACCTATGCAGTTCGGTATTCCCATACCCGTCATTTGCGATTGGTTAAACCAACATTGGGAAGGAAGTCTTGATGAAGTTACCAAACCCAAGCTACCAATTATTAGATTGATGTCTTCAGGCCAGAAGAGTGAGCATTCTTCTGCATCCTTTACAATGCGCCAGGTTTTCAAGTCAACAGGAGACGATAATGACATAACACCATCTTCATCAAATGTAATCACGAAAACTAGGGATCAACCAGGACCCAGCTCTTCTGCTGCAGTGAACACTATTGAAGAAGAGACGCCATGTTCTGATCCACATGCTGCGCATGTGCAAGGAATTCCAACTCCTGAAATATATGAATCCCCAAAGCTGACATCAGTCCCTCTTAGGAAGAAAGAGACCACCCCAGTCCAgcttttgaatataaattttcCTCCGAGGGTTGTGAAAACTGCTATCGTTTTGGAGCCTGCCAAACAACAGCTTCTGAATTCAGATGAGAATGCTTTGAAGGAGCTTCCACCAGAAAGCCCATTGATTGAAGAAGATCAAATCAAGAATAGAGTACAGATAAGTCCTAGTGAGGATGCTGATGTTGCCTCGATGGCATCTGTAAATGGGGCTCAGAGTGAGGTCCAGTCTAGTTCATCTCCAGTTGAACAACGTCTGGAGATGTATCATGGGTACAGCAGTGAGGGGGAGACCATGTACTCTGCCGAAACTGCTGAGAGTCGAAACTACACAAGTCCTAGAGAAGGGAAGTTACAGCAAGTGGGAAGGAGCCAGAGCTGTGTGGGTTACACAAGATGGGGAGCAGTTCAAAGAAATCCAGTGGCTCGCAGGGCATTGCTAGAAAAGCAGAGGAGCTTTATACATGGAAAGAAGACTTACTCACAAGGGGCAACTTCTCAAAGAAGTAACGACTACTTCAGCCCAACAGTTTCCTCAAtcatgaagaaaagaaacaaccCAGAGCAGCCACCAAGCAAACCACGCCAAAGCATCGTTCATTCATCCCCAAGATGGCATTGA
- the LOC105804478 gene encoding dolichol-phosphate mannose synthase subunit 3 encodes MKHVLKLFSLLVVISALWIGLLQASVIPQSHTWLLPIYFIVSLGCYGLLMVGVGLMRFPTCPQEALLLQKDIAEAKDFLKQKGVDVGSD; translated from the exons ATGAAGCATGTTTTAAAGCTTTTCTCTCTGTTGGTGGTCATCTCTGCACTTTGGATTGGCCTTTTGCAGGCATCCGTAATACCACAAAGCCATACTTGGTTG CTGCCAATCTATTTTATTGTGTCACTTGGATGCTATGGCTTATTAATGGTTGGAGTTGGACTAATGCGATTCCCTACTTGCCCTCAAGAAGCATTGCTGCTGCAGAAg GACATTGCTGAAGCCAAGGATTTTCTGAAACAAAAGGGGGTTGATGTTGGTTCCGATTGA
- the LOC105804472 gene encoding FHA domain-containing protein FHA2, with protein sequence MGTTGGSDVEAGFAKLQGEDFEYYMQTYSIMLGRNSKKSTVDVDLASLGGGMNISRHHARIFYDFTRRRFALEVLGKNGCLVEGVLHLPGNPPVKLDSQDLLQIGDKQFYFLLPVRSILGGALAPRHHVSIYQTAGAGSAAGGVPHYGHHGGAEMGRTVGSVAGSAVVAAGAKKGRGREYYEDEYGEEEDVGSGGKKVRREDWYSGTEAGSGGKVGLAGALVPVEKKGEGRSRVDRESDNQQLMQLEEKDVVSSVATVLSDLCGPGEWMAMEKLHAELVEQFSNVWHHSRVRRYLTSEDWPGPESKGKPWYGLLMLLRKYPEHFVINTRSKGRITLEFVSLVSLLS encoded by the exons ATGGGGACGACGGGTGGGAGCGACGTGGAGGCGGGATTCGCCAAGCTACAAGGCGAAGACTTCGAATACTACATGCAAACCTACTCCATAATGCTCGGCCGCAACTCCAAGAAATCCACCGTCGACGTCGACTTAGCCAGCCTCGGGGGCGGTATGAACATTTCCCGCCACCATGCTCGCATCTTCTACGACTTCACCCGACGACGTTTCGCGCTTGAAGTCCTCGGAAAAAACGGCTGCCTCGTCGAAGGCGTTCTCCACCTTCCTGGTAACCCTCCCGTCAAGCTGGATTCACAAGACCTCCTCCAAATTGGAGATAAACAATTTTACTTTCTTCTCCCCGTGAGGAGTATTCTCGGGGGAGCCCTTGCGCCTAGGCACCATGTTTCGATTTACCAGACGGCGGGTGCTGGCTCAGCGGCTGGAGGTGTACCGCACTATGGTCACCATGGCGGGGCGGAGATGGGGAGGACGGTGGGGTCCGTGGCGGGTTCTGCTGTGGTGGCTGCGGGAGCAAAGAAAGGGAGAGGAAGAGAGTATTATGAGGATGAGTACGGGGAGGAAGAGGATGTTGGGAGTGGTGGGAAGAAGGTTAGAAGGGAAGATTGGTATAGTGGAACCGAGGCCGGTTCCGGAGGAAAGGTGGGGTTGGCCGGAGCATTAG TTCCTGTAGAGAAGAAGGGAGAGGGAAGATCTAGAGTTGACCGAGAATCTGATAATCAACAACTTATGCAGTTGGAAGAGAAGGATGTGGTTTCTTCTGTAGCTACTGTGCTTTCAGATCTTTGTGGTCCTGGAGAATGGATGGCCATGGAGAAACTCCACGCTGAG TTAGTTGAACAGTTTAGTAACGTCTGGCATCACAGCCGAGTTAGAAGATACCTTACATCCGAGGACTGGCCTGGTCCTGAATCCAAGGGGAAACCATGGTACGGTCTGCTTATGTTGTTGAGAAAATATCCtgaacactttgtcatcaacacAAGATCCAAGGGTCGGATAACATTGGAGTTCGTCTCTCTTGTATCTTTGCTTTCGTAG
- the LOC105804468 gene encoding NAC domain-containing protein 83, with amino-acid sequence MNTVKGFRFHPTDEELIEYLLLETFGVDRDSLVQVIDQVPDICQWEPWQLAESSQLQTGDRLWYFIYAPTYKYRNSKRISRTTREGYWKPTGNARKIIDPQTGEVIGTKKTLVFYKGQCNDKYKIKTCWVMHEYELVAAPNSIDIDQKTFNLCKLKKRVDISCTDAGQSSQHKDCDDVVHNQSGIKSYAGDRSNQHNIANDGVVSNLSSHDLDDAIPKENLHERSKECNEPEGNSGVQKLNSIIEKDDKSCSSVLTDGDETITVERSDQHNVVVAAEGFGIPSSFEYFDYEVLIPAEFFYNDGLWYDELLEVPEATNNSNWIQDQSINNTEDVEFLNSIIVDNDEAYLLEENRPHPSAADNEVLGAVGSSDLMEKPSKRLRLSHDDHVETTEARAGGSITYQ; translated from the exons ATGAACACAGTTAAAGGTTTTAGATTTCACCCAACCGATGAAGAACTCATCGAGTATCTGCTCCTCGAGACCTTCGGCGTCGACCGTGATTCTCTCGTCCAAGTTATTGATCAAGTACCGGACATCTGCCAGTGGGAGCCTTGGCAACTAGCTG AGAGTTCCCAATTGCAAACCGGGGATCGATTATGGTACTTCATATATGCACCGACATATAAGTACCGGAATAGTAAACGAATTAGCCGGACCACCCGGGAAGGTTATTGGAAACCTACGGGCAATGCTCGGAAAATAATAGACCCTCAAACAGGGGAGGTGATTGGCACCAAGAAGACTTTGGTTTTCTATAAAGGCCAATGTAAtgataaatacaaaatcaagacTTGCTGGGTTATGCATGAGTATGAACTCGTGGCTGCCCCTAACTCAATTGACATTGATCAG AAAACATTCAACCTTTGTAAATTGAAGAAAAGGGTTGATATTTCCTGCACTGATGCTGGGCAATCAAGTCAGCATAAGGACTGTGATGATGTTGTACATAATCAATCCGGCATTAAGAGTTATGCCGGAGATAGAAGCAATCAACATAATATAGCCAATGATGGTGTAGTCTCTAATTTATCGTCTCATGATCTGGATGATGCGATTCCGAAG GAAAATTTACATGAGAGGTCAAAAGAATGCAATGAACCCGAAGGCAACAGTGGGGTTCAAAAACTTAATAGCATCATTGAAAAGGATGATAAGTCCTGTAGTTCGGTTCTTACTGATGGTGATGAAACCATCACCGTCGAAAGAAGCGATCAACATAATGTAGTTGTTGCAGCTGAGGGATTCGGAATACCTTCTAGTTTCGAGTATTTTGATTATGAGGTTTTAATTCCGGCG GAATTTTTCTACAATGACGGGTTATGGTATGATGAGTTATTAGAAGTACCAGAGGCAACTAATAACTCTAATTGGATTCAAGatcaatctatcaacaacacAGAAGATGTTGAGTTCTTGAATTCAATTATTGTTGACAATGATGAAGCCTACCTCCTAGAAGAAAACAGACCGCATCCGTCTGCTGCTGATAATGAAGTCTTAGGTGCAGTGGGATCATCTGATTTGATGGAGAAACCTAGTAAAAGGCTGCGTCTTTCACATGATGATCATGTAGAGACCACAGAGGCTCGAGCTGGAGGAAGTATCACCTACCAGTAG
- the LOC105804451 gene encoding ethylene-responsive transcription factor-like protein At4g13040, producing MVSLRRRKLLGLCSGKNSVLTPLPRFFGNGNALETSSQNAKSVSVHPMPLDSINRMHGKSIPMVSCGSPNVSGSGSSKEHHNQPFPGQLIKRRKRHRRKHVQNQEPCLMRGVYFKNMKWQAAIKVDKKQIHLGTVGSQEEAARLYDRAAFMCGREPNFELSKEEKQELRNFKWDEFLAYTRHSITNKKSKRRLGIRPQKSSEPAIENGQ from the exons ATGGTGAGCTTACGCAGACGCAAGCTCTTGGGACTCTGCTCTG GGAAGAATTCTGTTTTGACTCCACTTCCTAGATTTTTTGGTAATGGAAATGCCCTTGAAACTTCAAGCCAGAATGCAAAATCAGTTAGTGTGCATCCTATGCCCTTAGATTCCATCAACCGTATGCATGGG AAAAGCATTCCTATGGTTAGCTGTGGATCCCCAAATGTTTCTGGCTCTGGATCATCAAAAGAGCATCATAATCAACCTTTTCCAG GGCAACTGATCAAACGGAGGAAGCGGCACCGAAGGAAGCATGTTCAAAACCAAGAACCTTGTCTGATGAGGGGTGTATacttcaaaaatatgaaatggcAAGCTGCAATAAAAGTCGACAAGAAACAGATTCACTTAGGCACTGTTGGTTCGCAAGAAGAAGCTGCCCGCTTATATGACAG aGCTGCTTTCATGTGTGGAAGGGAGCCTAACTTCGAGCTTTCAAAGGAGGAAAAACAAGAGCTTAGGAATTTCAAGTGGGATGAGTTTTTGGCATATACTCGCCATTCAATTACCAATAAAA AATCCAAGCGAAGGCTCGGCATCAGACCACAGAAAAGCTCTGAACCAGCAATAGAGAATGGTCAGTGA